The following proteins are co-located in the Vigna unguiculata cultivar IT97K-499-35 chromosome 9, ASM411807v1, whole genome shotgun sequence genome:
- the LOC114164772 gene encoding uncharacterized protein LOC114164772, which translates to MSEIREESRMVAISLYRGNLHRVPEVPRRWPMPAPKISLKDFKCLLARRSKALSRLRASDPNPNNTLPNDSHLEPPPDAAVTVAHAEGPSAVSQEDEDRKEPLLVAVSSAKKPLAESDLLVDAMIGEASEKRPFDGADVSTEKQTEPVTDNVDLPDEKAKRKKEIEEKLHGLNENKHNLVLVLKQILNAEEEFKRRNSMQMAGMRGPSGPVQGDGTNDTGSMIRHMPPRLGSEGNLAGDVDGGDGDDLANHTMHSRHILRPSSMSPSSESPLRRTPSVQQNAISNPSRANLGAAGSPSRFALSGHQGNPANLPQVSVSGTSYIASSPSPAASGGTSVFRDARQPSPWK; encoded by the exons ATGAGCGAAATCCGAGAGGAGTCAAGAATGGTGGCAATTTCACTGTACCGAGGGAACCTTCACCGAGTACCGGAAGTGCCTCGCCGATGGCCTATGCCAGCCCCCAAAATCTCTCTCAAAGACTTCAAATGTCTTCTCGCTCGCCGTTCCAAGGCACTCTCTCGCCTTCGAGCCTCCGACCCTAACCCTAACAACACTCTCCCCAACGACTCCCATCTTGAACCACCTCCCGACGCCGCGGTCACCGTTGCTCACGCCGAAGGCCCTTCCGCCGTCTCCCAAGAAGACGAAGATCGCAAAGAACCGCTGCTGGTCGCCGTCAGTTCGGCCAAAAAACCGCTCGCCGAATCGGATTTGCTCGTCGATGCAATGATTGGTGAAGCTTCCGAGAAAAGACCGTTTGATGGTGCTGACGTTTCGACGGAAAAACAGACTGAGCCG GTCACTGACAATGTTGATCTGCCTGACGAAAAGGcgaaaaggaaaaaggaaattGAGGAGAAGTTGCACGGCTTGAATGAGAATAAACATAACCTGGTGTTGGTGTTGAAGCAG ATATTGAATGCGGAGGAGGAGTTTAAGAGACGAAATAGTATGCAAATGGCTGGGATGCGTGGTCCTTCAGGTCCAGTTCAAGGGGATGGAACCAATGATACTGGATCCATGATTAGGCATATGCCCCCTAGGTTGGGGTCGGAGGGAAATCTTGCTGGTGATGTGGATGGTGGTGACGGGGATGATTTAGCTAACCATACCATGCATTCTCGCCACATACTTCGACCAAGTAGCATGTCACCTTCGTCAGAATCTCCTCTTCGGAGGACCCCTAGTGTTCAACAAAATGCG ATTTCGAATCCTTCTCGAGCAAATTTGGGAGCTGCTGGAAGTCCATCACGCTTTGCTCTCTCAGGTCATCAGGGAAATCCAGCCAATCTACCACAAGTGTCGGTGTCAGGAACTAGTTACATTGCATCATCCCCTTCCCCAGCGGCATCTGGTGGCACTTCTGTTTTCAGAGATGCTCGACAGCCAAGTCCTTGGAAGTag
- the LOC114163419 gene encoding transcription factor MYB35-like, with protein MVRSPCEKVNAKRGAWTTEDDTKNLAFGSKHGSGVKRCGKSCRLRWSNCHRPDLNKHDNFTTQEEDLIIKLHAAIGSRWSIIAQQLPGRTDNDVKIYWNTKLKKKLSQMGIDPVTHKPFSKLIADYGNIGGCHKPSTRIGSINKDFKSAMMLKSETMAQGFTNINDQPKLPLQMENNGNNFLFNRSMDLAQFQSIPMASRASNCTDFENEMMSGSVLGEDRLSKTSSPSTPSTCSTSGFSWNEFLLEDAFTPLDQYQEKDTLVSKENVATRQSWNNKEVKSQHASGSDFQFSSFIDAMLDQENEMFLSFPHLMEEPSNLS; from the exons ATGGTGAGGTCTCCTTGTGAAAAAGTCAATGCCAAAAGGGGTGCGTGGACGACAGAAGATGACACAAAGAACCTTGCTTTTGGTTCCAAGCATGGATCTG GGGTGAAGAGGTGTGGAAAGAGTTGTAGGCTCAGGTGGAGTAACTGCCACAGGCCTGATCTTAATAAGCACGACAATTTCACAACCCAGGAAGAAGATCTAATCATTAAACTTCACGCAGCCATAGGTAGCAG GTGGTCTATTATAGCCCAACAACTTCCTGGGAGAACAGACAACGATGTAAAGATATACTGGAACACAAAGCTGAAAAAGAAACTCTCTCAAATGGGGATTGATCCTGTTACCCACAAGCCCTTTTCTAAACTCATTGCTGACTATGGAAACATCGGAGGTTGCCACAAACCAAGTACCAGAATAGGGTCTATCAATAAAGACTTCAAGAGTGCAATGATGCTGAAATCAGAAACCATGGCACAGGGATTTACAAACATAAATGACCAACCAAAGCTACCACTTCAAATGGAAAACAATGGAAACAACTTTTTATTCAACAGATCAATGGATCTCGCGCAGTTCCAATCCATACCAATGGCGTCACGCGCCTCAAATTGCACAGACTTTGAGAATGAGATGATGTCAGGATCTGTGTTAGGGGAAGATCGTTTGTCAAAAACCTCATCTCCTTCTACTCCTTCTACTTGTTCCACTTCAGGTTTTAGTTGGAATGAGTTCCTTCTAGAAGATGCTTTCACACCACTTGATCAATACCAGGAAAAAGACACCCTGGTTTCGAAGGAGAATGTGGCGACCAGACAGAGTTGGAATAATAAAGAGGTTAAGTCGCAGCATGCCTCAGGTAGTGACTTCCAATTTTCATCATTCATAGACGCCATGCTTGATCAAGAAAATGAAATGTTTCTGAGTTTTCCTCACCTTATGGAGGAACCATCCAACTTgagttaa